The following proteins are co-located in the Palaemon carinicauda isolate YSFRI2023 chromosome 3, ASM3689809v2, whole genome shotgun sequence genome:
- the LOC137632530 gene encoding uncharacterized protein, with amino-acid sequence MAYIVCILSLRILLVLYTVTLYCIYIVTLRILFVYCHCIYCLHIVTLRILFVYCQTAYIACILSLSLFSYCHIAYIVCILSDYVYCLYTVTLIVFILSHYLYCLYIVIAYIFVYCHTAYMVCILSLRIWFVYCYCVYCLYIVIAHIVCILLLRILFVYCHTAYTVYCHCVYGLYIVIAYIVCILSHNEYCFYIVTLRILFAKCHSYCVYIVTLRILFVYCQTMYTICIVSLVCTMSLLLCLYCHTMYIACILPLRIFGATDFLKLWATARDSASKKNK; translated from the coding sequence ATGGCGTATATTGTTTGTATACTGTCATTGCGTATATTGCTTGTACTGTATACTGTCACTCTTTATTGTATTTATATTGTCACACTACGTATTTTGTTTGTATATTGTCACTGCATATATTGTTTACATATTGTCACACTGcgtatattgtttgtatattgtcAGACTGCGTATATTGCTTGTATACTGTCACTCTCATTGTTTTCATATTGTCACATTGcgtatattgtttgtatattgtcAGACTACGTATATTGCTTGTATACTGTCACTCTTATTGTTTTCATATTGTCACATTacctatattgtttgtatattgtcattgcgtatatttttgtatattgtcaCACTGCGTATATGGTTTGCATATTGTCATTGCGTATATGGTTTGTATATTGTTATTGcgtatattgtttgtatattgttATTGCGCATATTGTTTGTATATTGTTATTGCGCATATTGTTTGTATATTGTCACACTGCGTATACTGTATACTGTCACTGTGTATATGGTTTGTATATTGTCATTGcgtatattgtttgtatattgtcACACAAcgaatattgtttttatattgtcACACTGCGTATATTGTTTGCAAAGTGTCACTCTTATTGTGTGTATATTGTCACACTAcgtatattgtttgtatattgtcAAACTATGTATACTATTTGCATAGTTTCATTAGTTTGCACAATGTCACTCTTATTGTGTCTATATTGTCACACTATGTATATTGCTTGTATATTGCCACTGCGTATATTCGGAGCAACTGATTTTCTTAAACTTTGGGCCACTGCACGCGACAGTGCAAGTAAGAAAAACAAGTAA